One stretch of Nitrospira sp. SG-bin1 DNA includes these proteins:
- a CDS encoding AsnC family transcriptional regulator yields the protein MSDRAYVLINVLPGQTSAVVKALGEIKEIKTIDPCWGKPDIIAIADIPDQDALTQLVLSRIHRIEGVTQTDTHLVYRLKEARTK from the coding sequence ATGTCTGATCGGGCGTACGTGCTGATCAATGTGTTACCTGGACAGACGTCCGCCGTGGTCAAAGCACTGGGCGAAATTAAAGAGATCAAGACGATTGATCCCTGTTGGGGTAAGCCGGATATCATCGCCATAGCGGACATACCGGATCAAGACGCCTTAACCCAACTGGTCTTGAGTCGCATACATCGCATCGAAGGAGTGACGCAGACCGATACTCACCTCGTTTATCGTCTGAAGGAGGCCAGAACAAAATGA
- a CDS encoding transcriptional regulator (DNA-binding response regulator in two-component regulatory system with ZraS; response regulator/sigma54 interaction protein) — translation MQPATILVADDDAVARELLAEALRKEGYHVEAFASGEEVIARGRQGRVDLVLTDIRMGAVDGLTVLREFKRASPNTAVVVLTAFGSLEGAIEAIKQGAYDYLAKPFKKEDIKLVVKRGLDHCRLLQENARFREELKSKGEWSPLVGSSTAMLEVYKLVARVAESKSTVLLQGESGTGKELIARAIHTNGPRRDKPFIPVNCGALPDTLLESEMFGYEKGAFTGAVGAKVGLFESANGGTLFLDEIGELGQALQVKLLRVMQDQEVRRVGGTTSTRVDVRIIAATNRDLEQLVKEGKFRDDLFYRLKVVPITLPSLVERREDIPMLVHHFLQKCAIGTEHAVRGVLPETMALLSQYRWPGNVRELENAIERAVSLSHGPLLTPEDLPEVIRQGATAEADARGSQVDQLDEVYLTLEEVEKRHLTRVLKETKGNKVKAAKILGIDRRTLYRMAERFGLELGEEAEGVEKEPV, via the coding sequence ATGCAACCAGCGACGATTCTGGTGGCCGATGACGATGCCGTCGCACGAGAGCTGTTGGCGGAGGCCCTCAGAAAAGAAGGGTATCATGTCGAGGCCTTTGCCAGCGGTGAAGAGGTGATCGCGCGAGGACGCCAGGGCCGAGTCGATTTGGTGCTGACGGACATCCGAATGGGCGCGGTGGACGGGCTCACGGTCTTGCGAGAGTTCAAACGGGCGAGTCCGAATACGGCCGTCGTGGTGCTCACCGCGTTCGGCTCTCTGGAAGGCGCGATCGAAGCGATCAAGCAGGGCGCCTACGATTATCTGGCGAAGCCGTTCAAAAAAGAAGATATCAAGCTGGTGGTCAAACGCGGGCTGGATCATTGCCGATTGCTCCAAGAGAACGCACGGTTCCGAGAAGAGTTGAAGAGCAAGGGGGAGTGGTCTCCGTTGGTGGGAAGCAGCACGGCGATGTTGGAGGTGTACAAATTGGTCGCCCGCGTGGCTGAAAGCAAGAGCACGGTGCTGCTTCAAGGGGAAAGCGGGACCGGCAAAGAGCTCATCGCGCGGGCTATTCATACGAACGGTCCTCGCCGGGACAAGCCCTTCATTCCGGTCAATTGCGGAGCGTTGCCCGACACGTTGCTTGAATCGGAGATGTTCGGGTACGAGAAAGGGGCCTTCACCGGCGCTGTGGGGGCCAAAGTGGGGCTCTTCGAATCCGCCAACGGAGGCACCCTGTTCCTGGACGAAATCGGCGAGCTCGGACAGGCGTTGCAGGTGAAGTTGCTGCGGGTCATGCAGGATCAAGAAGTCCGACGGGTCGGCGGCACGACCTCCACGAGAGTCGATGTCCGAATCATCGCCGCGACCAATCGAGACCTTGAGCAACTGGTGAAGGAGGGAAAGTTTCGAGACGATCTGTTCTACCGGTTGAAAGTCGTTCCGATCACATTGCCCTCGTTGGTCGAGCGCCGGGAAGACATTCCGATGCTGGTGCATCATTTTTTACAGAAGTGCGCGATAGGCACTGAGCATGCCGTACGGGGAGTCCTGCCGGAAACGATGGCGCTCTTGAGCCAGTATCGATGGCCCGGCAACGTTCGAGAACTTGAAAATGCGATCGAACGCGCCGTGTCGTTAAGCCATGGGCCCCTCCTGACACCGGAGGATTTGCCCGAAGTGATTCGCCAGGGTGCGACCGCTGAAGCCGATGCACGAGGCTCCCAAGTCGATCAGCTCGATGAGGTGTATCTGACCCTAGAGGAAGTGGAGAAGCGCCATTTGACTCGTGTGCTCAAGGAGACAAAGGGGAACAAGGTGAAGGCTGCAAAGATTCTTGGGATAGACAGGCGAACGCTCTACCGTATGGCAGAGCGTTTCGGCCTTGAGCTTGGTGAAGAAGCTGAGGGAGTGGAAAAAGAACCTGTCTAA